One part of the Anaeromyxobacter sp. Fw109-5 genome encodes these proteins:
- a CDS encoding FIST N-terminal domain-containing protein, with protein sequence MRWSSAISRQPRAVDAFAEAAAPLEARLEGDPPDLLVAFVSPHHAGESEQLVDLAARRFPRALLVGCTAGGVIGDAHEVEDGPALSLTAAVLPGVELSPFRVEPGAQPLDPSAWRARVGCPPEARPKLLLLADPFTVDIGALVEGLDGAYPAAPKFGGLASGGRGLDQNRLLVAEDVHRNGGVGVVFTGNLEVDTLIAQGCRAIGAPMLVTRCQHGVLQELDGRPPLQVIAELYASLEPRDRELMQTSLFLGLELRSDEVEFQPGELLVRNLIGADEDTGALAVGAELRPLTVVQFVLRDAHSAEQELRRMLARHRRAATGRPAGALLFSCVGRGAGLFGHPDHDTSLFEEQLGPAPLGGFFCNGEIGPVGGTTFVHGYTSAFAMFREAEDGGPERRAGAS encoded by the coding sequence ATGAGGTGGAGCTCGGCGATCTCGCGCCAGCCGCGTGCGGTGGACGCGTTCGCCGAGGCCGCGGCGCCGCTCGAGGCGCGGCTCGAGGGAGACCCGCCCGACCTCCTGGTCGCGTTCGTGTCGCCCCACCACGCGGGCGAGAGCGAGCAGCTCGTGGATCTGGCGGCCCGGCGCTTTCCGCGCGCGCTGCTCGTCGGCTGCACCGCGGGAGGCGTCATCGGGGACGCCCACGAGGTCGAGGACGGGCCCGCGCTCTCCCTCACGGCGGCGGTCCTCCCCGGGGTCGAGCTCTCCCCGTTCCGCGTCGAGCCCGGAGCGCAGCCTTTGGATCCGTCCGCCTGGCGCGCCCGCGTCGGCTGTCCTCCCGAGGCACGACCGAAGCTCCTGCTGCTCGCCGATCCCTTCACCGTGGACATCGGCGCGCTCGTCGAGGGGCTCGACGGCGCCTACCCCGCGGCGCCCAAGTTCGGCGGGCTGGCCAGCGGGGGGCGGGGCCTCGACCAGAACCGGCTGCTCGTCGCCGAGGACGTGCACCGCAACGGCGGGGTCGGGGTCGTCTTCACCGGCAACCTCGAGGTGGACACGCTCATCGCGCAGGGGTGCCGTGCCATCGGCGCCCCGATGCTGGTGACGCGCTGCCAGCACGGCGTGCTGCAGGAGCTCGACGGCCGTCCGCCGCTGCAGGTCATCGCCGAGCTGTACGCGTCGCTCGAGCCGCGCGACCGCGAGCTGATGCAGACCTCCCTGTTCCTCGGGCTCGAGCTGCGCTCGGACGAGGTCGAGTTCCAGCCGGGAGAGCTGCTGGTCCGCAACCTCATCGGCGCCGACGAGGACACCGGCGCGCTGGCGGTGGGCGCGGAGCTGCGCCCGCTGACGGTGGTGCAGTTCGTGCTCCGCGACGCGCACAGCGCGGAGCAGGAGCTGCGGCGCATGCTCGCGCGACACCGCCGCGCCGCCACGGGCCGTCCGGCGGGCGCGCTCCTCTTCTCCTGCGTCGGCCGGGGTGCCGGCCTGTTCGGCCACCCCGACCACGACACCAGCCTCTTCGAGGAGCAGCTCGGGCCGGCGCCCCTGGGCGGCTTCTTCTGCAACGGCGAGATCGGGCCGGTGGGAGGCACGACGTTCGTCCACGGCTACACGAGCGCGTTCGCGATGTTCCGGGAGGCAGAGGACGGCGGGCCGGAGCGGCGCGCCGGGGCGAGCTGA
- a CDS encoding phosphatidylserine/phosphatidylglycerophosphate/cardiolipin synthase family protein: MKRALFAAGLLTGTGLGMLGRRYWERRLRYGPWGSLGMGLPGGVDGVALALKQTTTTSVIAGNRVAWRHDADVFDGIEEAIRAARRSVHIDVYIWKPGGAGERLTELVCRRAREGVKVRVLVDPMGSTGFHEELCPRLTEAGCEVRYFRDLKKRPFTLTGRNHRKLVVVDGRIGFTGGFGIAPEWSVPGPSASVWRDANVEVEGPVVKQMQVSFANHWIETGGWLLPEIELEPARPAGEASAAYVSSTDVVGLSHARWVTHLALAAAERRVWIANAYFVPPPSVLGALVARRENGIDVRLLLPGPHQDHASVTFLQRRLYPRLDRAGVKVYEYQPSMMHAKTMLVDDRLSVVGSMNLDFLSMEWLEEGALIVDDRAFAREFEERWARDVERSRQVTGPRQEGEAGLPHRELQSVRAAQQSASR, translated from the coding sequence ATGAAGCGCGCGCTCTTCGCTGCTGGGCTCTTGACGGGTACCGGACTCGGCATGCTCGGTCGACGCTACTGGGAGCGTCGGCTGCGCTATGGCCCCTGGGGCTCGCTCGGGATGGGGCTCCCCGGAGGGGTCGACGGCGTGGCCCTCGCGCTGAAGCAGACGACCACCACCTCCGTCATCGCGGGGAACCGCGTCGCCTGGAGGCACGACGCCGACGTGTTCGATGGGATCGAGGAGGCGATCCGCGCCGCGCGGCGAAGCGTCCACATCGACGTCTACATCTGGAAGCCGGGCGGCGCCGGGGAGCGACTGACCGAGCTCGTCTGCCGGCGGGCGCGCGAGGGGGTGAAGGTGCGCGTCCTCGTGGACCCGATGGGCAGCACCGGCTTTCACGAGGAGCTGTGCCCGCGCCTGACCGAGGCGGGCTGCGAGGTGCGCTACTTCCGCGACCTGAAGAAGCGGCCCTTCACCCTCACCGGCCGGAATCACCGCAAGCTCGTGGTGGTGGACGGCAGGATCGGCTTCACCGGCGGGTTCGGGATCGCGCCCGAGTGGAGCGTCCCGGGGCCCTCCGCGTCGGTGTGGCGGGACGCGAACGTGGAGGTCGAGGGGCCCGTCGTCAAGCAGATGCAGGTGTCCTTCGCCAACCACTGGATCGAGACGGGCGGCTGGCTCCTGCCGGAGATCGAGCTCGAGCCCGCGCGCCCCGCGGGTGAGGCCAGCGCCGCGTACGTGAGCAGCACGGACGTGGTCGGCCTCTCCCACGCGCGCTGGGTGACGCACCTCGCGCTCGCGGCGGCCGAGCGGCGGGTGTGGATCGCGAACGCGTACTTCGTCCCGCCGCCCTCGGTGCTCGGCGCGCTGGTCGCGCGGCGGGAGAACGGCATCGACGTGCGGCTCTTGCTGCCCGGGCCGCACCAGGACCATGCCAGCGTGACGTTCTTGCAGCGCCGGCTCTATCCGCGGCTCGACCGCGCCGGGGTGAAGGTCTACGAGTACCAGCCCTCGATGATGCACGCGAAGACGATGCTCGTGGACGACCGGCTCTCCGTCGTCGGCTCGATGAACCTCGACTTCCTGTCGATGGAGTGGCTCGAGGAGGGGGCGCTGATCGTGGACGACCGCGCCTTCGCGCGGGAGTTCGAGGAGCGATGGGCGCGGGACGTCGAGCGCTCGAGGCAGGTGACCGGGCCGCGCCAGGAAGGCGAGGCGGGGCTGCCGCACCGCGAGCTCCAGAGCGTGCGAGCGGCGCAGCAGTCCGCCTCGCGCTAA
- a CDS encoding urease accessory protein UreD, whose translation MECPDPQPILELLEAPCPTIGQPRPEVGLRAGAGRVDIARVDGASAIVACVASSPLQLLAPSPRGRCAWIISASHGGGLLAGDEVSLEVDVGAGAVALLSTQAGTKIYRSRGEVASQGLSARVGAGALLAALPHPVSCFSGARFRQEQRFELARGASLLWLDALVAGRIARGERWAFDEYRSRIEVAIDGRTVLADALRLVPGEGPPIVARLPGVELLATVVALGPAVASAARELLERVAASPAERDAGVLAAASPLRDGLLLRVASRSVEAGLAFLRQRLAFVEAVTGADPFARTP comes from the coding sequence ATGGAATGCCCGGATCCCCAGCCGATCCTCGAGCTCCTCGAGGCACCGTGCCCGACCATCGGGCAGCCCCGCCCGGAAGTCGGGCTCCGCGCCGGCGCGGGGCGGGTCGACATCGCGCGCGTGGACGGCGCGAGCGCCATCGTCGCCTGCGTCGCGTCGAGCCCGCTTCAGCTCCTCGCGCCGTCACCGCGCGGCCGCTGCGCCTGGATCATCTCGGCGAGCCACGGCGGCGGGCTCCTGGCCGGCGACGAGGTGTCGCTCGAGGTCGACGTCGGCGCGGGCGCGGTCGCGCTCCTCTCCACGCAGGCGGGGACGAAGATCTACCGCTCGCGCGGCGAGGTCGCGTCTCAGGGGCTCTCGGCGCGCGTCGGAGCCGGCGCGCTCCTCGCCGCCCTCCCCCACCCCGTGAGCTGCTTCTCGGGCGCGCGCTTCCGCCAGGAGCAGCGCTTCGAGCTCGCGCGCGGCGCGAGCCTCCTCTGGCTCGATGCCCTGGTCGCCGGCCGCATCGCGCGCGGCGAGCGCTGGGCCTTCGACGAGTACCGCTCGCGCATCGAGGTCGCGATCGACGGCCGGACCGTGCTGGCGGACGCGCTCCGCCTCGTGCCCGGCGAGGGCCCGCCCATCGTCGCGAGGCTCCCGGGGGTGGAGCTGCTCGCCACGGTGGTCGCGCTCGGCCCAGCCGTCGCCAGCGCCGCACGCGAGCTCCTCGAGCGCGTCGCGGCGTCCCCCGCCGAGCGGGACGCCGGCGTGCTCGCCGCGGCGAGCCCGCTCCGTGACGGCTTGCTCCTGCGCGTCGCCAGCCGGAGCGTCGAGGCGGGCCTCGCCTTCCTCCGGCAGCGCCTCGCGTTCGTCGAGGCCGTCACCGGCGCCGACCCGTTCGCCCGCACCCCCTGA
- a CDS encoding urease subunit gamma — protein MHLSPREIDKLTLHQAGVLAQKRLARGLRLNHPEAVALIATQLLELVRDGRRVAELMDLGRRMLGRRQVLPGVPELVSEVQVEGTFPDGTKLVTVHHPIAAAHGDLALALYGSFLPVPPLSAFAEAPAAAPEEAIPGEVLPAPGEVVLNDGREAIQVAVTNLADRPVQVGSHYHFAEVNPLLRFDRARAYGRRLDLPAGMAVRFEPGETRTVALVEIAGRRIVRGGNALATGPVSEEGRRRIVEEARRRGFAHEEER, from the coding sequence ATGCACCTGAGCCCTCGAGAGATCGACAAGCTCACCCTCCACCAGGCCGGCGTGCTCGCGCAGAAGCGGCTCGCGCGCGGCCTGCGCCTGAACCACCCCGAGGCGGTGGCGCTCATCGCCACGCAGCTCCTGGAGCTCGTGCGCGACGGCCGTCGTGTCGCCGAGCTGATGGACCTGGGCCGGAGGATGCTCGGACGCCGGCAGGTCCTCCCGGGCGTGCCCGAGCTCGTCTCCGAGGTGCAGGTGGAGGGGACCTTCCCGGACGGCACGAAGCTCGTGACCGTCCACCACCCCATCGCCGCCGCGCACGGCGACCTCGCCCTCGCGCTCTACGGCTCCTTCCTCCCCGTCCCGCCGCTCTCGGCGTTCGCCGAGGCGCCGGCGGCCGCGCCGGAGGAGGCGATCCCGGGCGAGGTGCTGCCCGCGCCCGGCGAGGTGGTGCTGAACGACGGGCGCGAGGCGATCCAGGTCGCGGTGACGAACCTCGCGGATCGGCCCGTGCAGGTGGGGAGCCACTATCACTTCGCCGAGGTGAATCCGCTGCTGCGCTTCGACCGGGCGCGCGCCTACGGCCGGCGCCTCGACCTGCCGGCGGGCATGGCGGTGCGCTTCGAGCCCGGCGAGACCCGCACGGTGGCGCTGGTGGAGATCGCGGGCCGCAGGATCGTCCGCGGCGGCAACGCCCTGGCGACCGGGCCGGTCAGCGAGGAAGGCCGGCGGCGGATCGTGGAGGAGGCGCGGCGGCGCGGCTTCGCCCACGAGGAGGAGCGCTGA
- the ureC gene encoding urease subunit alpha, with amino-acid sequence MTRRMDRRQYAQVYGPTTGDRVRLGDTALVLEVDRDLTVYGDECVFGGGKVLRDGMGQAAGAPPEEVLDLVITNALVLDQGGVTKADVGIRGGRIAALGKAGNPDAMAGVTPGMTIGPGTECIAGEGLILTAGGVDSHIHFISPQQAYEAIASGVTTMLGGGTGPATGTNATTCTPGARHVALLLQATDALPVNIGLLGKGNAASPEGLAEQVRAGAVGLKLHEDWGTTPAAIDTCLRVADQLDVQVAIHTDTLNESGCAEHSIAAFAGRTIHTFHTEGAGGGHAPDIIRVCGEPNVLPSSTNPTRPFTVNTVDEHLDMLVVCHHLDPSLPEDLAFAESRIRRETIAAEDVLHDLGAISMMSSDSQAMGRVGEVVTRTWQTADKMRRQRGRLPEERGDNDNLRIRRYLAKYTINPAVAHGLSHEVGSVEPGKLADLVLWRPALFGAKPELVLKGGLIAWAQMGDANASIPTPQPVVARPMFGALGRAVGATSVAFVSRASLEGGAVQGYGLAKRLVAVHGCRGLGKKDMRLNDALPRMEVDPETYEVRADGVLLRCEPAARLPLAQRYFLF; translated from the coding sequence ATGACGCGGCGGATGGATCGGCGGCAGTACGCGCAGGTGTACGGCCCGACGACCGGCGACCGGGTCCGGCTGGGCGACACCGCGCTCGTGCTCGAGGTCGACCGGGACCTCACCGTGTACGGCGACGAGTGCGTCTTCGGCGGCGGCAAGGTCCTGCGCGACGGGATGGGGCAGGCGGCCGGCGCGCCGCCGGAGGAGGTGCTCGACCTCGTCATCACCAACGCGCTCGTGCTGGATCAGGGCGGCGTCACCAAAGCGGACGTGGGCATCCGCGGCGGCCGGATCGCGGCCCTCGGCAAGGCGGGCAACCCCGACGCGATGGCGGGGGTGACGCCGGGGATGACGATCGGACCCGGCACGGAGTGCATCGCCGGCGAGGGGCTCATCCTCACCGCCGGCGGCGTGGACTCGCACATCCACTTCATCTCGCCGCAGCAGGCCTACGAGGCGATCGCGAGCGGCGTGACGACCATGCTCGGCGGGGGCACCGGCCCGGCCACCGGCACCAACGCCACGACCTGCACGCCGGGCGCCCGGCACGTCGCGCTCCTGCTGCAGGCGACCGACGCCCTGCCGGTGAACATCGGGCTCCTCGGCAAGGGAAACGCCGCGTCGCCGGAGGGGCTGGCCGAGCAGGTCCGCGCCGGAGCGGTGGGCCTGAAGCTCCACGAGGACTGGGGCACGACGCCGGCGGCGATCGACACCTGCCTGCGCGTCGCCGACCAGCTCGACGTGCAGGTGGCCATCCACACCGACACGCTCAACGAGTCCGGCTGCGCCGAGCACTCCATCGCCGCGTTCGCGGGGCGCACCATCCACACGTTCCACACGGAGGGGGCGGGCGGCGGCCACGCGCCGGACATCATCCGCGTGTGCGGCGAGCCGAACGTCCTCCCCTCCTCGACCAACCCGACCCGTCCGTTCACGGTGAACACCGTCGACGAGCACCTCGACATGCTCGTCGTCTGCCACCACCTCGACCCGTCCTTGCCCGAGGACCTCGCCTTCGCGGAGAGTCGCATCCGCCGCGAGACCATCGCGGCCGAGGACGTCCTGCACGACCTCGGCGCGATCTCGATGATGAGCTCGGACTCGCAGGCGATGGGGCGCGTCGGGGAGGTCGTCACCCGCACCTGGCAGACCGCCGACAAGATGCGCCGGCAGCGCGGGCGGCTCCCGGAGGAGCGGGGCGACAACGACAACCTGCGCATCCGCCGCTACCTCGCGAAGTACACCATCAACCCCGCCGTCGCCCACGGCCTCTCGCACGAGGTCGGGTCGGTCGAGCCCGGCAAGCTCGCCGACCTGGTGCTGTGGCGGCCGGCGTTGTTCGGGGCGAAGCCCGAGCTCGTGCTGAAGGGCGGGCTCATCGCCTGGGCGCAGATGGGCGACGCGAACGCCTCCATCCCGACGCCGCAGCCGGTCGTGGCGCGCCCCATGTTCGGCGCGCTCGGCCGCGCGGTGGGTGCGACGAGCGTCGCCTTCGTCTCGCGGGCCTCCCTCGAGGGCGGCGCGGTGCAGGGCTACGGGCTCGCGAAGCGGCTCGTCGCCGTGCACGGCTGCCGTGGGCTCGGCAAGAAGGACATGCGGCTCAACGACGCGCTGCCGCGGATGGAGGTGGACCCGGAGACGTACGAGGTGCGGGCCGACGGGGTGCTCCTGCGCTGCGAGCCGGCGGCCCGCCTCCCGCTCGCGCAGCGCTACTTCCTGTTCTGA
- a CDS encoding urease accessory protein UreF has protein sequence MTPWIAWQLADSAFPAGGFAHSGGLEAAVQLGHVRDPAGLDRFLEEALWQAGSLTLPFVLAVLRAPERLAELDARCDAATPALVANRASRARGRALLRAATALGPAARSLEQEVLRAGLAGHLAPVSGALLARLGASENEAGRLHLFLAARGLLSAGVRLGLCGPLEAQAALARAGAVAQAVLAAAAGRAPEDAAASSPLLELLQSHQDRLYSRLFQS, from the coding sequence ATGACGCCCTGGATCGCCTGGCAGCTCGCGGACTCCGCCTTCCCCGCCGGCGGCTTCGCCCACTCCGGCGGGCTGGAGGCGGCCGTGCAGCTCGGGCACGTCCGCGATCCCGCCGGGCTCGACCGGTTCCTCGAGGAGGCGCTCTGGCAGGCGGGCTCGCTCACGCTCCCGTTCGTCCTCGCCGTCCTGCGCGCGCCGGAGCGGCTCGCCGAGCTCGACGCCCGCTGCGACGCCGCCACGCCCGCGCTCGTGGCGAACCGCGCGAGCCGCGCGCGGGGACGGGCCCTGCTCCGCGCCGCGACGGCGCTCGGGCCGGCCGCCCGGTCGCTCGAGCAGGAGGTGCTGCGCGCCGGCCTCGCCGGGCACCTCGCCCCCGTGTCGGGCGCGCTCCTCGCGCGCCTCGGCGCCTCCGAAAACGAGGCCGGCCGGCTGCACCTGTTCCTCGCGGCGCGCGGGCTCCTCTCCGCGGGCGTGCGGCTCGGGCTCTGCGGACCGCTCGAGGCCCAGGCCGCCCTGGCCCGCGCCGGCGCGGTCGCGCAGGCGGTCCTCGCCGCGGCGGCAGGGCGCGCCCCGGAGGACGCCGCCGCGTCCTCGCCGCTCCTCGAGCTCTTGCAGTCCCACCAGGACCGCCTCTACTCGCGCCTCTTCCAGAGCTGA
- the ureG gene encoding urease accessory protein UreG, whose protein sequence is MHDHSLHSGHDHGLGPGSFHDRGAPHARGDLRRRAFTVGVGGPVGSGKTALVLALCRALRDSRSLGVVTNDIFTREDAEFLVRNDALPAERIRAVETGGCPHAAIREDVTANLLALEELTEAHRPEILFCESGGDNLAAHFSRELADYTIYVIDVAGGDKVPRKGGPGITQADLLVVNKTDLATAVGADLDVMARDAARMRGDGPVVFAQVTRGVGVPEIAGHVLHAYRHAVGAPH, encoded by the coding sequence ATGCACGACCACTCGCTCCACTCCGGCCACGATCACGGGCTCGGCCCCGGATCGTTCCACGACCGCGGCGCCCCGCACGCCCGCGGGGATCTCCGGCGGCGGGCCTTCACGGTGGGCGTCGGCGGACCGGTGGGGAGCGGCAAGACCGCGCTCGTCCTCGCGCTCTGCCGGGCGCTGCGCGACTCGCGCTCGCTGGGGGTCGTGACGAACGACATCTTCACCCGCGAGGACGCCGAGTTCCTGGTCCGCAACGACGCCCTGCCCGCCGAGCGCATCCGCGCGGTGGAGACCGGCGGCTGCCCCCACGCGGCGATCCGCGAGGACGTCACCGCGAACCTGCTCGCGCTCGAGGAGCTCACGGAGGCGCACCGCCCGGAGATCCTCTTCTGCGAGTCGGGCGGCGACAACCTCGCCGCGCACTTCAGCCGCGAGCTCGCCGACTACACGATCTACGTCATCGACGTGGCGGGCGGGGACAAGGTGCCGCGCAAGGGCGGCCCCGGCATCACCCAGGCGGATCTGCTCGTGGTGAACAAGACCGATCTCGCCACGGCGGTCGGCGCCGACCTCGACGTCATGGCGCGCGACGCGGCGCGGATGCGCGGCGACGGCCCGGTGGTGTTCGCGCAGGTCACCCGCGGCGTGGGCGTACCGGAGATCGCCGGGCACGTGCTGCACGCCTACCGGCACGCCGTCGGGGCGCCGCACTGA
- a CDS encoding DNA-3-methyladenine glycosylase I, protein MPAPPPGLQPGPDRKLRCVWGASAPEYLPYHDDEWGQPTADDVRLFEKVCLEGFQSGLSWLTILRKREAFRRGFAGFDFERVARFGERDVARLLADAGIVRHRGKIESTVNNARRACELRDEVGSLAAYFWRFEPDPASRPKRLTWAALRELATTPASVAMSKDLRKRGWTFVGPTTLYAFMQAVGIVNDHLDGCAFRARAERARRAFARPR, encoded by the coding sequence ATGCCCGCCCCTCCCCCCGGCCTCCAGCCCGGCCCCGACCGCAAGCTCCGCTGCGTCTGGGGCGCCTCGGCGCCCGAGTACCTGCCCTACCACGACGACGAGTGGGGTCAGCCGACCGCGGACGACGTGCGCCTCTTCGAGAAGGTGTGCCTGGAGGGGTTCCAGTCCGGCCTCTCCTGGCTCACCATCCTCCGCAAGCGCGAGGCGTTCCGGCGCGGCTTCGCGGGCTTCGACTTCGAGCGCGTGGCGCGCTTCGGCGAGCGCGACGTGGCGAGGCTCCTCGCCGACGCGGGCATCGTGCGCCACCGCGGCAAGATCGAGTCCACGGTGAACAACGCCCGCCGCGCCTGCGAGCTGCGCGACGAGGTCGGCTCCCTCGCCGCCTACTTCTGGCGCTTCGAGCCCGATCCCGCCTCGCGCCCGAAGCGGCTCACGTGGGCCGCCCTGCGCGAGCTGGCGACCACGCCCGCGTCCGTCGCCATGTCGAAGGATCTCCGCAAGCGCGGCTGGACCTTCGTCGGGCCCACCACGCTCTACGCCTTCATGCAGGCGGTCGGCATCGTGAACGACCACCTCGACGGCTGCGCGTTCCGCGCGCGCGCCGAGCGCGCCCGGCGCGCGTTCGCGCGGCCGCGTTGA
- a CDS encoding VOC family protein, with the protein MATVKPIPDGMHTLTPNLVLRGAEKAIEFYKRALGAQEVARMPAPDGKSIWHAELRIGDSMLFLNDEMPGMGAGAPSPDSPVPVTMWLYVPDTDAAFKRAVDAGAKPTMEPSDMFWGDRCAGVADPFGYVWSFATHQKDLTEEEMRRAGEEFARSMGASR; encoded by the coding sequence ATGGCGACGGTGAAGCCGATCCCGGACGGGATGCACACGCTGACGCCGAACCTCGTCCTCCGCGGCGCGGAGAAGGCGATCGAGTTCTACAAGCGCGCGCTCGGGGCGCAGGAGGTCGCGCGCATGCCGGCACCGGACGGGAAGAGCATCTGGCACGCCGAGCTTCGCATCGGCGACTCGATGCTCTTCCTGAACGACGAGATGCCGGGAATGGGGGCCGGCGCGCCCTCCCCGGACTCGCCCGTGCCGGTGACGATGTGGCTCTACGTGCCGGACACGGACGCCGCCTTCAAGCGCGCGGTCGACGCCGGCGCGAAGCCGACCATGGAGCCCTCCGACATGTTCTGGGGCGATCGCTGCGCGGGCGTCGCCGATCCGTTCGGCTACGTGTGGTCGTTCGCGACGCACCAGAAGGACCTGACGGAGGAGGAGATGCGCCGCGCCGGCGAGGAGTTCGCGCGGTCGATGGGCGCGAGCCGCTGA
- a CDS encoding PocR ligand-binding domain-containing protein: MRLAQLLDMSIVQRLAEANHRAYGMPIGIVDAFDGSILVGCGWQEICLDFHRANPASRERCRESDDFIKSHLTPGEACAYTCKNGMRDIGVPIVVAGEHLATLFLGQFFYENESPDRESFVRQAKVFGYDEAAYLAALDRVPTFDRRSVDDIVAYDRALVRFIGELAEGALRQRQAEEALREADRRKDEFLSLLSHELRNPLAPIRNSIYVLEHAEPAGEQARRARAVIERQTDHLTKLVDDLLDVTRIAKGKIALRRARLDLATVARRTGEDLRSIVVARGLELVLELPSAPVLVDGDETRLGQVLGNLLQNAAKFTPAGGRIVLSARAGGGVAEIRVRDTGVGIAPGMLERVFEPFVQAESSLARTDGGLGLGLALVKGLVQLHGGEVRAESAGRGEGTEVIVRFPLAPPALARDATAEGPAPASRGRLVLVVDDNVDAADSLAELVEMLGHSAMVAYDGPSAIARAAANPPDVVLCDLGLPGMSGYEVARALRAGRGDDLRLVAVSGYAQPEDVKRAAEAGFDRHVAKPTDPGVIERILG, from the coding sequence GTGCGGCTCGCGCAGTTGCTGGACATGTCGATCGTCCAGCGGCTCGCGGAGGCGAACCACAGGGCGTACGGGATGCCGATCGGCATCGTGGACGCCTTCGACGGCTCCATCCTCGTCGGCTGCGGGTGGCAGGAGATCTGCCTCGACTTCCACCGCGCCAACCCCGCGTCGCGCGAGCGCTGCCGGGAGAGCGACGACTTCATCAAGAGCCACCTCACGCCGGGCGAGGCCTGCGCGTACACCTGCAAGAACGGGATGCGCGACATCGGCGTCCCCATCGTCGTCGCCGGGGAGCACCTCGCCACGCTCTTCCTCGGCCAGTTCTTCTACGAGAACGAGTCGCCGGACCGGGAGTCCTTCGTCCGGCAGGCGAAGGTCTTCGGGTACGACGAGGCCGCCTACCTCGCCGCGCTCGACCGCGTCCCGACCTTCGACCGCCGGTCGGTCGACGACATCGTCGCCTACGACCGCGCCCTCGTTCGGTTCATCGGCGAGCTCGCCGAGGGCGCGCTGCGGCAGCGTCAGGCGGAGGAGGCGCTGCGCGAGGCCGACCGGAGGAAGGACGAGTTCCTGAGCTTGCTCTCGCACGAGCTGCGGAACCCGCTCGCGCCCATCCGCAACTCCATCTACGTCCTCGAGCACGCGGAGCCCGCCGGAGAGCAGGCGCGGCGCGCGCGGGCCGTCATCGAGCGCCAGACCGACCACCTCACGAAGCTGGTGGACGACCTGCTCGACGTGACCCGCATCGCGAAGGGGAAGATCGCGCTGCGCCGCGCGCGGCTGGACCTCGCGACCGTCGCGCGCCGGACCGGCGAGGACCTGCGCTCGATCGTGGTCGCGCGGGGCCTCGAGCTCGTGCTCGAGCTCCCTTCCGCGCCCGTGCTCGTGGACGGGGACGAGACGCGCCTCGGGCAGGTGCTCGGCAACCTCCTGCAGAACGCCGCGAAGTTCACGCCGGCCGGCGGGCGGATCGTCCTGTCGGCGCGCGCCGGCGGCGGCGTCGCGGAGATCCGCGTCCGCGACACGGGCGTGGGCATCGCGCCCGGGATGCTGGAGCGGGTGTTCGAGCCGTTCGTCCAGGCCGAGAGCTCGCTCGCGCGGACCGACGGCGGGCTGGGGCTCGGCCTCGCGCTCGTGAAGGGCCTCGTCCAGCTGCACGGCGGGGAGGTCCGCGCGGAGAGCGCCGGGCGAGGCGAGGGGACCGAGGTGATCGTCCGCTTCCCCCTCGCGCCCCCCGCGCTCGCGCGCGACGCGACCGCCGAGGGTCCGGCCCCGGCGTCGCGCGGGCGGCTCGTCCTCGTGGTGGACGACAACGTGGACGCCGCGGACTCGCTCGCCGAGCTCGTGGAGATGCTCGGCCACTCGGCCATGGTCGCCTACGACGGGCCGAGCGCCATCGCCAGGGCGGCGGCGAACCCGCCCGACGTCGTGCTGTGCGACCTCGGCCTGCCCGGCATGAGCGGCTACGAGGTGGCCCGCGCCCTGCGCGCCGGCAGGGGCGACGACCTGCGGCTCGTCGCGGTCAGCGGGTACGCGCAGCCGGAGGACGTGAAGCGCGCCGCGGAGGCCGGCTTCGACCGCCACGTCGCGAAGCCGACGGATCCCGGCGTCATCGAGCGGATCCTCGGGTGA